In Cercospora beticola chromosome 3, complete sequence, the following proteins share a genomic window:
- a CDS encoding uncharacterized protein (CAZy:AA5), with protein sequence MPATVKLSAILFNLGLALALDRCPTAETSYTGATGAKWAICPDTDLQGNSVAMHNNVGSAQDCAARCNADGRCTRAVWDSQGRVCHIKANNIPNANWVTDGRFDVIRLNNDLKEGTVIANCPFTTGSYTSSGGTRYQVCPDTDYRGATAQGINGVTSQTACAQRCGNTAGCTKAVYDKVNQFCHLKDTVDEATQVWNLNRQYDVIHVVTNYNPATQGRWTDLIRLPLIPVATYAVPEYPESSRLLFFSSNGLDTFGGSGGFTQFADFNYKTGAVSQREVANTQHDMFCPGISALADGRVMITGGSNAEVTSIWSPETGAFTRGPNMDQARGYQSSTTLSDGRVFTIGGSWSGGEGGKNGEVYDPKANTWTWLDNADVVPMLTADPGGQYRSDNHAWLYGWKNGSVFQAGPSIRQNWYGTSNSGSVQQAGSRPNTDHQMCGTSVMYDNGKILSCGGSRNYDGAESTRATHITTINNAFQSATNERVADMSWPRIYHNSVVLPDGKVLVTGGMKFGANFKDAPGVMKAELFNPSTKRWTVMAPEAAPRNYHSASILLADARVWSGGGGLCWQGGNCGKENDHPDGQIFSPPYLFNSDGSAAARPVINSVSTTSVRVGGSFRVQMSNTATYTFSLVRLGSATHSVNTDQRRIPITGSRSSSTWTFRLPNDSGVLIPGNWFLFALNSNGVPSVAKTIKIGV encoded by the exons ATGCCGGCCACTGTCAAGCTCTCCGCGATCCTGTTCAATCTGGGCCTGGCATTGGCTTTAGACAGATGTCCCACTGCAGAGACATCCTACACTGGTGCCACCGGAGCTAAATGGGCGATATGTCCGGATACGGATCTACAGGGCAACAGTGTTGCAATGCACAACAATGTCGGCTCCGCTCAAGACTGTGCAGCGAGATGCAATGCTGACGGGAGATGCACCCGCGCGGTCTGGGACTCCCAGGGCAGAGTGTGCCATATTAAGGCGAACAACATCCCAAATGCGAATTGGGTCACCGATGGACGCTTCGACGTCATACGTCTCAACAACGATTTGAAGGAGGGAACTGTCATCGCCAATTGCCCTTTCACCACCGGCAGCTACACTTCGTCAGGTGGTACACGATACCAAGTCTGTCCAGACACAGATTACCGGGGCGCGACCGCGCAGGGAATCAATGGTGTCACTTCTCAAACCGCGTGCGCTCAACGCTGCGGAAACACAGCCGGGTGCACTAAAGCCGTTTACGACAAGGTCAACCAGTTTTGCCACCTCAAAGACACAGTAGATGAGGCCACGCAAGTCTGGAACCTGAACAGACAATACGATGTTATCCACGTTGTAACGAATTACAATCCCGCAACTCAAGGTCGCTGGACTGACTTGATCCGACTCCCATTGATCCCAGTCGCTACCTATGCAGTACCAGAGTACCCAGAATCGTCTCGACTGCTATTTTTCTCCTCTAATGGCCTTGATACTTTTGGAGGTTCTGGCGGATTTACACAATTCGCCGATTTCAATTACAAGACAGGCGCAGTCTCACAGAGAGAAGTTGCCAATACGCAGCACGACATGTTCTGTCCTGGAATTAGTGCACTCGCCGATGGGCGTGTCATGATCACGGGAGGCTCGAATGCCGAGGTCACCAGTATCTGGAGCCCAGAAACAGGCGCATTTACACGAGGACCCAACATGGACCAGGCCCGAGGATATCAGAGCTCGACTACGCTCTCGGATGGTCGTGTCTTCACTATCGGCGGTTCCTGGTCTGGCGGAGAAGGCGGCAAGAATGGCGAAGTCTACGATCCAAAGGCCAATACTTGGACTTGGCTCGATAATGCAGATGTTGTGCCCATGCTCACAGCCGACCCTGGCGGCCAATATCGCAGCGACAACCATGCGTGGTTGTATGGCTGGAAGAATGGCAGTGTCTTCCAAGCTGGACCCAGCATCAGACAGAATTG GTACGGAACCTCCAACAGCGGCTCAGTCCAACAAGCCGGCTCCCGCCCCAACACCGACCACCAAATGTGCGGCACAAGCGTAATGTACGACAACGGCAAAATCCTCTCctgcggcggcagcagaaaCTACGACGGCGCAGAATCCACTCGCGCGACAcacatcaccaccatcaaCAACGCCTTCCAATCCGCAACCAACGAACGTGTCGCAGACATGTCCTGGCCTCGCATCTACCACAACAGCGTCGTCCTCCCCGACGGTAAAGTCCTCGTCACAGGCGGAATGAAATTCGGCGCAAATTTCAAAGACGCCCCAGGAGTAATGAAAGCCGAACTCTTTAATCCCTCTACAAAACGCTGGACCGTCATGGCCCCCGAGGCCGCTCCAAGAAATTACCACTCTGCTTCGATTCTTCTCGCCGATGCCCGAGTCTGGTCTGGCGGAGGCGGACTCTGCTGGCAAGGTGGGAACTGCGGTAAAGAGAACGACCATCCAGACGGACAAATTTTCAGTCCACCTTATCTTTTCAACTCCGATGGTTCTGCCGCCGCACGTCCCGTTATTAATTCCGTTTCTACGACTTCTGTTCGCGTAGGCGGTAGTTTCAGGGTGCAGATGAGTAATACTGCCACTTACACTTTCTCCTTGGTGCGCTTGGGTTCAGCTACACACTCCGTGAACACGGATCAGCGCAGGATCCCCATTACAGGATC